From Leopardus geoffroyi isolate Oge1 chromosome B4, O.geoffroyi_Oge1_pat1.0, whole genome shotgun sequence, a single genomic window includes:
- the APOLD1 gene encoding apolipoprotein L domain-containing protein 1 isoform X2: MERPAARELQGADALRRFQGLLLDRRGRLHGQVLRLREVARRLERLRRRSLAANVAGSSLSAAGAVAAIVGLSLSPLTLGVSLVASAVGLGVATAGGAVTITSDLSLIFCNSRELRRVQEIAAACQDQMREILSCLEFFCRCQGRGDRQLLQCGQNASIALYNSVYFIVFFGSRGFLIPRRAEGATKVSQAVLKAKIQKLAESLESCTGALDELSQQLESRVQLCTKGGRGRDLKISADQPAGLFF, from the coding sequence ATGGAGAGGCCGGCGGCGCGGGAGCTGCAGGGCGCCGACGCGCTGCGCCGCTTCCAGGGGCTGCTGCTGGACCGCCGCGGCCGGCTGCACGGCCAGGTGCTGCGCCTGCGCGAGGTGGCCCGGCGCCTCGAGCGCCTCCGCCGGCGCTCCCTGGCGGCCAACGTGGCGGGCAGCTCGCTGAGCGCCGCGGGCGCCGTGGCCGCCATCGTGGGGCTCTCGCTCAGCCCGCTCACCCTGGGGGTCTCGCTGGTGGCGTCGgccgtggggctgggggtggccaCCGCCGGAGGGGCCGTCACCATCACGTCCGACCTCTCCCTGATCTTCTGCAATTCCCGGGAGTTGCGCCGGGTGCAGGAGATCGCCGCCGCCTGCCAGGACCAGATGCGCGAGATCCTGAGCTGCCTGGAGTTCTTCTGCCGCTGCCAGGGCCGCGGGGACCGCCAGCTGCTGCAGTGCGGGCAGAACGCCTCCATCGCCCTCTACAACTCTGTCTACTTCATCGTCTTCTTCGGCTCACGTGGCTTCCTCATCCCCAGGCGGGCCGAGGGGGCCACCAAGGTTAGCCAGGCCGTGCTGAAGGCCAAGATTCAGAAACTGGCCGAGAGCCTGGAGTCCTGCACCGGGGCCCTGGACGAACTCAGCCAGCAGCTGGAGTCCAGAGTCCAGCTCTGCACGAAGGGCGGCCGTGGCCGCGACCTCAAGATCTCTGCGGACCAGCCCGCGGGGCTGTTTTTCTGA
- the APOLD1 gene encoding apolipoprotein L domain-containing protein 1 isoform X3 → MGMERPAARELQGADALRRFQGLLLDRRGRLHGQVLRLREVARRLERLRRRSLAANVAGSSLSAAGAVAAIVGLSLSPLTLGVSLVASAVGLGVATAGGAVTITSDLSLIFCNSRELRRVQEIAAACQDQMREILSCLEFFCRCQGRGDRQLLQCGQNASIALYNSVYFIVFFGSRGFLIPRRAEGATKVSQAVLKAKIQKLAESLESCTGALDELSQQLESRRVLSH, encoded by the coding sequence GGCATGGAGAGGCCGGCGGCGCGGGAGCTGCAGGGCGCCGACGCGCTGCGCCGCTTCCAGGGGCTGCTGCTGGACCGCCGCGGCCGGCTGCACGGCCAGGTGCTGCGCCTGCGCGAGGTGGCCCGGCGCCTCGAGCGCCTCCGCCGGCGCTCCCTGGCGGCCAACGTGGCGGGCAGCTCGCTGAGCGCCGCGGGCGCCGTGGCCGCCATCGTGGGGCTCTCGCTCAGCCCGCTCACCCTGGGGGTCTCGCTGGTGGCGTCGgccgtggggctgggggtggccaCCGCCGGAGGGGCCGTCACCATCACGTCCGACCTCTCCCTGATCTTCTGCAATTCCCGGGAGTTGCGCCGGGTGCAGGAGATCGCCGCCGCCTGCCAGGACCAGATGCGCGAGATCCTGAGCTGCCTGGAGTTCTTCTGCCGCTGCCAGGGCCGCGGGGACCGCCAGCTGCTGCAGTGCGGGCAGAACGCCTCCATCGCCCTCTACAACTCTGTCTACTTCATCGTCTTCTTCGGCTCACGTGGCTTCCTCATCCCCAGGCGGGCCGAGGGGGCCACCAAGGTTAGCCAGGCCGTGCTGAAGGCCAAGATTCAGAAACTGGCCGAGAGCCTGGAGTCCTGCACCGGGGCCCTGGACGAACTCAGCCAGCAGCTGGAGTCCAGA
- the APOLD1 gene encoding apolipoprotein L domain-containing protein 1 isoform X1: protein MGMERPAARELQGADALRRFQGLLLDRRGRLHGQVLRLREVARRLERLRRRSLAANVAGSSLSAAGAVAAIVGLSLSPLTLGVSLVASAVGLGVATAGGAVTITSDLSLIFCNSRELRRVQEIAAACQDQMREILSCLEFFCRCQGRGDRQLLQCGQNASIALYNSVYFIVFFGSRGFLIPRRAEGATKVSQAVLKAKIQKLAESLESCTGALDELSQQLESRVQLCTKGGRGRDLKISADQPAGLFF, encoded by the coding sequence GGCATGGAGAGGCCGGCGGCGCGGGAGCTGCAGGGCGCCGACGCGCTGCGCCGCTTCCAGGGGCTGCTGCTGGACCGCCGCGGCCGGCTGCACGGCCAGGTGCTGCGCCTGCGCGAGGTGGCCCGGCGCCTCGAGCGCCTCCGCCGGCGCTCCCTGGCGGCCAACGTGGCGGGCAGCTCGCTGAGCGCCGCGGGCGCCGTGGCCGCCATCGTGGGGCTCTCGCTCAGCCCGCTCACCCTGGGGGTCTCGCTGGTGGCGTCGgccgtggggctgggggtggccaCCGCCGGAGGGGCCGTCACCATCACGTCCGACCTCTCCCTGATCTTCTGCAATTCCCGGGAGTTGCGCCGGGTGCAGGAGATCGCCGCCGCCTGCCAGGACCAGATGCGCGAGATCCTGAGCTGCCTGGAGTTCTTCTGCCGCTGCCAGGGCCGCGGGGACCGCCAGCTGCTGCAGTGCGGGCAGAACGCCTCCATCGCCCTCTACAACTCTGTCTACTTCATCGTCTTCTTCGGCTCACGTGGCTTCCTCATCCCCAGGCGGGCCGAGGGGGCCACCAAGGTTAGCCAGGCCGTGCTGAAGGCCAAGATTCAGAAACTGGCCGAGAGCCTGGAGTCCTGCACCGGGGCCCTGGACGAACTCAGCCAGCAGCTGGAGTCCAGAGTCCAGCTCTGCACGAAGGGCGGCCGTGGCCGCGACCTCAAGATCTCTGCGGACCAGCCCGCGGGGCTGTTTTTCTGA